CaggtcagccaatcagattgtGTTCAAACCAAGAAGAGGGCGGgcaacactttgttttcttgttaagTTTTTATTAtgcataaaaaagaaaattaaaagacagaggaggtggtgatcaaagaaaaagaaaaatatatattcatattcaaatATCTTTATACTTTTTCTATTCATATATGATtaacaatgcaaagaaaataattccCGTAGTAGTAGTGCTTAAGTAAAGTTCAATATAGACTTTTATTATAACAAAATAGGCAGTTTACTGAGGGTTAAATATCTGTCAAAATCTCATTGTACAATAATCGTCTGCGTATTTGGGACACCTGGACGCCGTCTCCAGGTCCACATCACGTGATCCACGTCTGTTCATGGTAAGACACTGACGGACGTCTGACGGGCTTCACGCTCGCGTCGTGGAGGGCGCCGCACGCTCCCACGTGACCCAAACACGTCAGACTGACATGTGTCCAACGTGTCGTCTGCTCAGGtcgttttgtctttttgtccagACGTCAGAGCGAATCGGAAACTCGGAAACGGCTGGCGAGCAGACAGGAAGCATGACTGTGTAAGTGTTTTAGTTTAATTATGATTCTGCTGAGATCATAATCATCAGTACCAGACTGCTGTCTGTCAAACAACTTCttacaatttaaaatgagaaacaatCTCGTCGTTCTCTACAACTCATGAGATTGTTCTTTCATTCATCGTGTTCTTGTGATCAGGAGGGTTTCGTCCTGACGGGGAGACGTCTTCGCTGTCCGCCTGGACGGTTTCTGACGGACACAAACGACCTGAGACGATCACGTAGAGACGCCTCGTCATCCAAAAGGCAATAAAATCAGAATCGGTGAAATGTTTTAGAAGGTGAATTAAACCAACGAGCAGATCTTGTTGATCCATTCTCTGGATGAAGCTCCACGGCGCCCCCCAGCGGCAGAGCAGGAACCCTGCAGAGCGTCCTGACAAACGTCCTGCAGCAGCaaggagcaaaacaaaaagaaaagtcaatCGACTCGagtggagggaaaagaaagatgaaacGATGAGAGCAGTGGACGAAAAGCTGAGACGCCAGAAAGGGGTGAAGGGGCTGATGGGAAATAAACGGGGAGTTAAATGACATGCTGTTAAAGCTCAAACGTGCAAAGTTTTGCTTTATGTGTCTCCGCCTTCCTCCACATCGACAGACGCCGCCTGAGACTGAAACCCCACCTGCCGTCAGCGTTCACCTTACAAGACAAGAGGGGGGACccacaaacaaaatgataaaatctgaaaatctgattcGTCTCttctcgtcttcttcttcttcttctcccgcCTTAAACATTAAGGAGCTGTACCGTGTTGAGTGTGATGTCATCATACTTCCTGTGTGCTTTGCTCTGCTGGTGAGGAAACCCACCAGTGGAGTCTTATTCAGGCAGAGcagggaggtgaggagggaggagggaggaagaggggtgaggagggggggaggggcgaggaggggggaggggcgAGGCTGCCGTCCGCAGGTtctcattccaaaataaaacaaactcgGTGTGAAGAGAGAAGCCCGTGCTGATCCTCATAACTTCTCCTTGGACTGGACCCAAATGAAGGGACCCGACTGCTCCTCGATGATCTGCTTCACCTGCTCGTAGATCTCCTCCAGAGTGTCGCCCTGCACGATGGCTGGAAGGaccagagacaaacaggaagtcagcgATCAGAAACTGAACAATGAAACGAGTCTGCTGACACTTCTGAtcatcgcacacacacagcagccacagacaggaggtcagtgagccacagacaggaggtcagtgagccacagacaggaggtcagtgagccacagacaggaggtcagtgagccacagacaggaggtcagtgagccacagacaggaggtGGGAAAGCACAGGCAGGAAGTCAGAGTCACAGACAGGAGGTCggtgagccacagacaggaagtcagagagtCACAGACAGGAGGTCagtgagccacagacaggaggtcagtgagccacagacaggaggtGGGAAAGCACAGGCAGGAAGTCAGAGTCACAGACAGGAGGTCAGTGAGCCAAAGACAGGAGGTCAGAGAGTCACAGGCAGGAGGTCagtgagccacagacaggaggtCGGTGAGCCACAGGCAGGAGGTCggtgagccacagacaggaggtcggtgagccacagacaggaggtcagtgagccacagacaggaagtcagagagtcacagacaggaagtcagagagtcacagacaggaagtcagagagtCACAGACAGGAGGTCAGAGAGTCACAGACAGGAGGTCggtgagccacagacaggaggtCAGAGAGCAGACAGACCAGCAGGTCTGGTTGGCGTCACCTGTGAAGTGCTCAGTGAACTCCTGCTCCAGCTTGGTGGCTCTGTCGAAGGTTTTCCTGCCCTGCTCCTCCGTCAGACGTTTGTTCATCTCCCTGCAGGAGCACAACGTCACATGATTGTTTACTTTACTGGTTTACGTTTGGTGTTGATGTTTCACTGAACATGTTCAGACTCACATGATGTTCTCCACAGATTTGGGTTTGATGAAGATGGCGATGGGGTGAAGCTGGGCCAGCTGGAGCCTCTTGATGGCGTTCCCCGACACGTCCAGGATACAGTGTTTACCCTGCACACCACAGAAGAACAACACGTTTATCATCACCAACATCTTCTGTGTTCGACGAGCAACCTGTGGACGATTCTCTCAAAGTCAAGTCTGTCTCGTGTTGCTTTAAAATGGAAGCTGCTCAGAGCTCTGAACGTCAGTCGTCTCTGAGACACGAGACTCGTCCAAACTACAGCTGAGTGAGCAGTCAGAGTCCCACGGTGGTCTCCTGTGGACCTCAGAGACTCAGATTGACCCTCAGTCCCTGATGTCGTTGGTGTTGTGTACCTTCTCGGCCACCTCTCGGACCGACTGGACGCTGGTTCCGTACAGGTGGTTGTTGTACTGTCCCGCCTCGATGAACCTGTGGTCCTGGATGTCCTTCTCCATCTGCTCTCTGGACACCACAAAGTGGTAGTCCCTGCCGTCCACCTCGTAGTCTCGCTTCGGCCTGGTCGTATCTGTGAGAGGAGGACGACAAACGCTCGTCAGTTTGTCTCCAAGAAGAATTAAGACGTGTCTTCAAAGGGAGCAGAGCCGGCCCTACCCACTGTGACGCCACGGGCAACATTTTATATGGCCCCCCCATCAGCAATGTACATTGTTTTTACAATTGTCTTTAATTTATGTCACCCAATTTACATGCTtaacaaattacaaaagaatacaaaaaaaaaaaatctgaaatacaatataaatacccttaccacaaaataaataatgttatcTATCTCTATATTATGtaaaatatgatataatatataattaattGTATTTAATAAAATTAACTGGGCATTGCTTTACATTTGAATCCGTGtcagctttttcattttaacagtaaacagtaatAACTAGCTTTAATATAATTATATTGAAGGTGAGTTTTTTTCCCGATTTTGCGGCGCCCCCTGGAGGCCGCAGCGCACTTAGCATTTGCCTGTATTGCCTAGTGGACCCGCCGGCTCTGAAAGGGAGGCACAGGTCTGAGTGGACTCACGCGGGACGCAGGATCCAAACTTGTCAGGGAACTCGGAGATGAGGTCGTCGTTGATGCGATCCTTCATGGGGCCGAGGATGATGACGGGACGGGTGTAGTTCACTGACAGAGAGGAcggaaacaggaagtggtcaaacatgaaaaacactttcttttcacttttcgtttaatttcttaaaattttaatttctagTTTTTCCTGACacacttcagtgtgtgtaaCTGCAGAATGTGAactacacagagacagagacgtGTCTGGTCTCACCTTCCTGCTGGACGACGGGCTCATACGACAGGACGTACTCCTCCTGCCCACCTGCAGACGGACAGGACAGTAAGAGGAGTGTCGGACCGAAGGGGGACGGGTTCTCAGGTCTGACTGATCACTGTATGACTTCATATATGAAACTGatccacaggaaacacagacgACCCACAGCTGACAGACGCTGGTTAAAAACAGGTGAGTGAGACGCGGCTCGATGCGCACAGGAAGTGTGGAGGTTAGAAGCAGGACGACAGATGAACAGCAGCACTCGGTGTTAGATGAAGTCCAGGAAGACGCAGCTGAAAGGCAGCTCGTGCGCCGACACATGAAAACCTGGTACGGACCGACAGTTAAGAGATGCTGCGGATCAGGTTTCCATCCCCCACAGCCACTGAGTGAACAGGAGGTCCCTGGCTGGTGGAGTGTGGACGCTGTGCCGAGACGTGACGTCCTCGTGAGACCTCCAAGCGGAGGTCAAGCTGACGGAAATCAGACGGTTCTGTCGGCTGGCGTATTAACACGAGGAAGGCCGCAGCCTCGTCACGGCTCCACACACAGCTGACGTTCACgtcacacacacctgtcagggTCCACTCGGGGCTCCGGGCGGATGGAAACACACCTGCAGTTTAAGTCGTGTTACTGCCTCTGAACGTGTGAAACGGTTTCCGATCAGGGCTGATCTCAGGTCTGCTGTGGAGCACAACTCTACTGTGTGAGTCCATGCAGCAGTCAGCAGCTCTAAAGCAAACAGGCAGCGTTCAGAGATGTTAGCagggagtgagtgtgtgagtgagtgtgtgtgtgtgtgtgtgtgtgtgtgtgtgtgagctcatgCTGTTATCGGCCAATCAGCAGCTGGTGCTCATCAGTGTTAGCAGGTTTGGTCTGATTGTGCGTCGACGGTCACACTTACGGTAACTACTCTCACTATCGCTGGCATTAGAGGTCACATGTTCTGgaatcacaacaaaacacagtgtcAGCACTTTCCCACAATGCTTTGCCCCGACAAACACTCAACCTTAACAAATCCAAAGTTGTTCCAGGAAAACTAAAACGTCATCATCGCATCAAACATGGCTGCTGTGTGGATCAAAGCTCATTTAACACCAACATGTCAGCCATGAAAGCAGCAGAACATCTGTTCAAAAGACTCGTGAAGCCAACTGAACAGCGGGAagattttctggttttctttgtgtgtccgAGTATTCGTGGATTCAGAATTGTGTGTTGGACTAAACGAGACACCTGAAACTGCTCCAGGGATCCTGTGATGGAAACAACAGCCCAAacagattcagttcagttcagttgacttggcgccaattcacaacagaagttatctcgtgacactttccaatcagagcaggtccagaccaaactctttaatcaGACTGTAACACAgaaacccaacattcccccttcagcaagcacttggccacagtggagaggaaacactgactttcagagggcagaaacctcagagcagacccgGATCAAGATGGACATCCATCTGCCTGGACCGGGTGGGTCAAGATGAAGTGTTAGCTGCTCAGTAACTACGGCAACCAGAGAACAAGTGATTCACACAGCAGGTGATGTGAGCACATCTGCATGACGGGATCCCACTAAAAGGTAAGAACTAGAAACAAGTTAAAACTCTCCTCTACGTGAACATGTTCACAAAGTGGAAAAGCGAACGAGAAGGCAGACGCACACAACTCATTTAACGTGAAGCCTGGTGGACTCAGTGATGGAGAATCTTATCGGTTTGTGCTGCCGGAGGAGAAACACACGTCGTGTTTGACTTTGTTAACAGCAAAACGacaaaaatcaatcagtcagcAGAAATCATTtccacaaaacaacacaagccaACCTCAGTGCTGTTAAAGATCTGATTCAGAGAAGCCTGAGCTCAAAACCTCCATGAAGGTCCAGGCGGGTCCAGGTGTGATGACGACAGGTGAGCAGATGAGCTCGtacacaaaacatcaaaactgtgAGCTACGAGATGTGGAGAACTGATGAAGGTGCAGGTGACAGAAGTGAAGAGATGGAGCTCCAgtaaggagggggagggggaagaggaggatgaggacaaGGAGGAATGAGGAGACGAAGGGGGAGGagcaggacgaggaggaggaggaggcagttCTCAGGCTTGGTGTCCACCAGGGCCCAACTTCAGCTTCGAACGTTAACTGAAGTGTTCTGATGCTCAGCGAGATGTCCGGATGATGGAGgaccagtccagtctgtccaGTCTGTCATCGTCTCTAAGTGGACACAAGTTGCACTCGCAGTCCAGAGCCCAGTGTGTCTCTCTGGTTTGTCACGTTAGCTGTTAGCTTCACACTGAAGTGCACGAGATTTAAAAGCTGCCTGTcaaaggattttatttttatttctgtagcATAAGATCAAGTTTTTAAAGATGAAActgcttctgttgtttgtttcattgcagTTCTTAAATACTTGGATCTCCTTACTTTTAATCTCTTGTTTCCTTTATTGCTCATTCTATGTTTTTACCTCATTGTGAAAGTTCCTGTACAAACCATAATTGCCAGAAATTTTCCAAAAGCCCTCAGCTCATCTGCTGGATCTTTTCCTGATTACAGAACGAAAATCATCTGAATCTGGACAAATAAGAGTCAATCAGTGTCCACCTGCTACAAGTCCTGCGTTCAGTCCTGAAGAGGCCCGAGTCCAGCTCAGTATGATGACGTCAGAGTCACATCAGACTGACGTGAGGCTGACGGAGGACAAGAAACCAACAGAACACAGAcgaaaatgacaaaaataaaaacactcttttgtatttttatcgTTTCTAACTTTTCGGTTATTTTTGCCAGTCCTGAAGCAGAACCCTGGTGGAGACCTGGAGGCTGATGGGAGTTTTGGGGAGAGCAGGGGTGAGGTGTGGGAGCGACAAACACTTACTGTGGCCTTTGGATAGCAAGTCGTCACTGTTGTCCTGAGGTCAGCAGAGCCGCGTCaacagggaggagaaaacatCCACAAGAGACACAACAAAGTTACTGAGTTACAGCGACAGACCGAGAGCGTCGAGGGGACGCAGACGGTCGGCAGGGCTACGGGGCGGCCATTTTGGCTCCAAGTAGGAGGAGGAAGTACTGCTGCCttcacattcatttgttttcagggGTGTTTCAGTCTCCACTCCTGACTGAGACtctgaatcagtttttttttatcagctcaTTGCTGCTTGAAGCCAGGCCCCGTTGCCATGACAACCAGAGCAGCCCATCGCCACCAGCTGACCTCTCTTTCTGTCGCCGACCAGTCGcctctcagacagacagaccgcCCGCCCCGCCTCCCCCCGTCGCGCTGGTACTTACGGTCGACATCGCTGGTCTCCTGCTCGCTCGCCTCTTTGCTCTTGTAGAACGGAAACTTTCGGGAAAAGAGGTTCTTTTTACGCTTGTCATTGAGAGactgctgaggaggaagaggaggaagaggaggaggggtgatggaatcaaaaaacaaaagaggaggaagagggggagatGGGGGAGTCTTGATGTCGGTTTGGACTGAATGAGAAACTCTGTGGCTACCAGCTAACAAGCAAATCAGAATGAACACAAGCTcgttaaagaaaaacatgacaaacttaCGTTTATGTCTACGGTAACTTCAGAAATGTCTTACTTTGAAAAGCTGGTCAACACTTCCTGCACAAAAAGCCAAAGCAGACTGGACTCATGTAcagacagctgactgactgCACTCTGACAGGTTTTTACTTGATCATTTTAGCTTAACCGAGACCTGAACTTCACCTGCACTGAACATGCTGAACCTCGACTGGCCCCTTTAAATGTGTGAGAAATATTCTG
This portion of the Scatophagus argus isolate fScaArg1 chromosome 13, fScaArg1.pri, whole genome shotgun sequence genome encodes:
- the dlg1b gene encoding discs large homolog 1-like protein isoform X26, translating into MENHISPPSFLGQPVPPPASSGRYSPTPKSMLGDDDVTRREPRKVVLHRGATGLGFNIVGGEDGEGIFISFILAGGPADLCGELRKGDRLVSVNGVDLRNATHEQAAAALKNAGQTVTIIAHYRPEEYSRFEAKIHDLREQMMNSSISSGSGSLRTSQKRSLYVRALFDYDKTRDSGLPSQGLNFKFGDILHVVNASDDEWWQARQLTSQGEVEEVGVIPSKRRVEKKERARLKTVKFNAKSRDRGQSLNDKRKKNLFSRKFPFYKSKEASEQETSDVDQHVTSNASDSESSYRGQEEYVLSYEPVVQQEVNYTRPVIILGPMKDRINDDLISEFPDKFGSCVPHTTRPKRDYEVDGRDYHFVVSREQMEKDIQDHRFIEAGQYNNHLYGTSVQSVREVAEKGKHCILDVSGNAIKRLQLAQLHPIAIFIKPKSVENIMEMNKRLTEEQGRKTFDRATKLEQEFTEHFTAIVQGDTLEEIYEQVKQIIEEQSGPFIWVQSKEKL